The bacterium genome includes a window with the following:
- a CDS encoding NusG domain II-containing protein — MLTLADKILIGTILIAAGLSTWWVFESSIGEIVEIQTPTEVKRVSLSKQQTIFAHGALGTTTIEIKEKKVRVINSPCLQKLCVKMGWKDKNGQIIACIPNKIVVKIISTTRKQKVDAM, encoded by the coding sequence ATGCTGACTTTAGCCGATAAAATTCTAATTGGGACTATTTTAATCGCCGCTGGTCTAAGTACCTGGTGGGTATTTGAATCCAGTATAGGTGAAATAGTAGAAATTCAAACTCCTACGGAAGTAAAAAGGGTGAGTCTTTCTAAACAGCAAACTATATTCGCTCATGGAGCGTTAGGCACAACCACAATCGAAATTAAAGAAAAGAAAGTCCGAGTAATAAATTCCCCCTGTCTACAAAAACTATGTGTCAAGATGGGTTGGAAGGATAAAAATGGACAGATAATTGCCTGTATCCCTAATAAAATTGTCGTGAAGATAATTAGTACAACTCGAAAACAAAAAGTAGATGCGATGTAG
- a CDS encoding type II toxin-antitoxin system HicA family toxin, with amino-acid sequence MTRKIRDLIRDLQRAGFVDRGGKGDHRNFAHPNVTKPITISGKEGDDAKHYQEKAVRLAIEEAKKWMRNIGM; translated from the coding sequence ATGACAAGGAAGATTAGAGATCTCATAAGAGATTTACAAAGAGCAGGTTTTGTTGACAGAGGAGGCAAAGGAGATCATCGTAACTTTGCTCATCCAAATGTCACGAAGCCGATTACTATTTCAGGGAAAGAAGGCGATGACGCAAAGCACTATCAAGAAAAAGCTGTCCGCCTTGCCATAGAGGAGGCTAAGAAATGGATGAGGAATATAGGTATGTAA
- a CDS encoding type II toxin-antitoxin system HicB family antitoxin, translated as MDEEYRYVKIVEWSDEDGCFIGSCPELFYGGCHGDNEYRVFDELCQIVEETIRIYRQDGKPLPSPLSGRELVNTLQKVA; from the coding sequence ATGGATGAGGAATATAGGTATGTAAAGATTGTGGAATGGTCTGATGAGGACGGCTGCTTCATAGGCAGTTGTCCAGAGCTTTTCTACGGAGGGTGCCATGGAGATAATGAATACAGGGTTTTCGATGAGTTATGCCAGATTGTAGAAGAAACGATAAGAATTTATCGGCAGGATGGTAAACCGCTACCTTCTCCACTTTCTGGTAGAGAGTTGGTGAATACACTCCAGAAGGTTGCCTAA
- the lepA gene encoding translation elongation factor 4 encodes MELSHIRNFSIIAHIDHGKSTLADRLLEYTNTIDKRQMRDQVLDNMDLERERGITIKAHPVRMEYTAWDGKTYTLNLIDTPGHVDFTYEVSRSLAATEGVLLLIDASQGVEAQTLAHTLLTRSLNKAIIPVITKVDLPNIDVPLVKKQLAEILKLNPDKAILASGKEGIGIDEILESIVDEIPPPTGDANKSLQALIFDSWFDVYRGVVVYIRVFQGQIKPGMEIKLMSNDKTYLVSEVGSLKLDLIPTDVLKAGEVGYVIAGIKNLADVKIGDTITTVYFAAKEPLPGYRELKPMVFCSIYPGVNSSFPELQNAVEKLRLNDASWIYEPETSTALGFGYRCGFLGLLHMEIISERLYREYELDLISTAPSVPYRITKKNDDVVMIDTPIHFPNIAEIAKAEEPYIKATVLVPNEYVGGVLKLLQLKRGIQKSLNYLEGNRVMIIYELPLSDVLFDFYDKLKSVSRGYASLDYEYMDYRQVRLVKVDILLANEIVDALSFFVPQEKAYQRGKDLVLKLKEVIPRHQFAVAIQAAIGGKIIARETIPHLGKHVTGKCYGGDITRKRKLWEKQKEGKKKMKSFGRVNLPKEAFHAILKIE; translated from the coding sequence ATGGAACTTTCGCATATCCGTAATTTTAGTATTATTGCCCATATTGACCATGGAAAATCTACCCTGGCAGATAGATTATTGGAATATACCAATACGATTGATAAGCGTCAGATGCGAGACCAGGTGTTAGACAATATGGACCTGGAACGAGAACGCGGAATTACGATTAAGGCTCATCCGGTCAGAATGGAATATACCGCCTGGGATGGAAAAACCTACACTTTGAATCTTATTGATACACCAGGACATGTTGATTTTACTTATGAAGTATCTCGAAGTCTGGCCGCAACGGAAGGAGTATTACTTTTAATCGATGCCTCTCAAGGCGTAGAAGCTCAAACATTAGCCCATACATTATTAACCAGAAGTCTAAATAAGGCGATTATTCCGGTCATTACAAAAGTAGATTTGCCAAATATTGATGTTCCTTTAGTAAAAAAACAACTTGCGGAGATTTTAAAACTAAATCCCGATAAAGCCATTTTAGCCAGTGGCAAGGAAGGTATTGGTATTGATGAAATATTAGAATCTATTGTTGATGAGATTCCACCACCTACGGGCGATGCGAATAAATCCTTACAGGCATTGATTTTTGATTCATGGTTTGATGTCTATCGTGGTGTCGTCGTCTATATTCGGGTATTTCAAGGACAAATAAAACCTGGAATGGAGATTAAATTAATGTCTAATGATAAGACATATCTCGTGAGTGAAGTTGGCTCATTAAAATTAGACCTGATTCCAACAGATGTCTTGAAAGCCGGGGAGGTAGGATATGTCATTGCCGGGATAAAAAATCTTGCTGATGTCAAAATCGGGGATACCATCACCACGGTATATTTTGCGGCAAAAGAGCCTTTACCCGGATACCGTGAATTAAAACCTATGGTTTTCTGCAGTATTTATCCTGGGGTTAATTCGAGTTTCCCTGAATTACAAAATGCAGTGGAGAAATTAAGATTAAATGATGCCTCCTGGATATATGAGCCAGAAACCTCAACGGCATTAGGATTTGGATATAGATGTGGGTTTTTAGGATTATTACATATGGAGATAATTTCTGAACGGCTTTATCGAGAATACGAATTAGATTTAATCTCAACCGCTCCATCAGTTCCATATCGGATTACGAAAAAAAATGATGATGTCGTAATGATTGATACCCCGATTCATTTCCCAAATATCGCAGAAATAGCTAAGGCTGAAGAACCTTATATTAAAGCCACAGTGTTAGTTCCTAATGAATATGTTGGGGGGGTATTAAAACTTCTCCAGTTAAAACGAGGCATCCAGAAATCATTAAATTATCTCGAAGGAAATCGAGTAATGATTATTTATGAATTGCCACTCTCGGATGTTTTGTTTGACTTTTATGATAAATTAAAATCTGTAAGTAGAGGATATGCCTCTTTAGATTATGAATATATGGATTATCGGCAAGTCCGGTTAGTCAAGGTCGATATTTTATTAGCCAATGAAATTGTTGATGCGTTATCTTTTTTTGTGCCACAGGAAAAGGCATATCAACGAGGTAAGGACCTGGTGCTTAAATTAAAAGAGGTTATTCCCAGACATCAGTTTGCCGTGGCGATTCAGGCGGCTATTGGTGGCAAAATCATTGCTCGTGAGACTATTCCCCATCTCGGAAAACATGTCACGGGCAAATGCTACGGCGGTGATATTACCCGCAAAAGAAAACTATGGGAAAAACAAAAAGAAGGGAAAAAGAAAATGAAGTCATTTGGCAGGGTAAATCTGCCTAAAGAGGCATTCCATGCCATCCTTAAGATTGAATAG
- a CDS encoding lamin tail domain-containing protein, which yields MWRKVIIILLVFLKIEIVWGQDTVIINEVMFDAPSFVGDFKGEWVELYNPTQEEIDISKWIFNDGSKDKIIPAATTIKSYDYLVLIEDKDTFNKYGYPDQINIVELGNFSLDDNTDTLTLKDNLTPVNILTYDNDWGAGTVNSGRTLEKIYPSGSNTDFYWDSSKTPYGTPGKQNSVYLDVPGIQGVKLLINEIMFSTSNDWVEVYCVDDGNKGNGAEIKGFYFNDLDGDEDKIIGSCTIKTGEFLLLHYGLAGQDDTFGINGRINLFTDKESITSTTDQMVLFNLLDEIIDGVCWANDTPPADEDKDRNELINSLKWQGEAIDSTKVSAGQSIARNALSDTNSKNDWYVSIPTSGLPNEIISSAEKPPEIRIVTIINKTLCPEEGKNFSLIYSLSKSSYVSIRIYDIRGRLVKRLIEQEYKIAKEDHRITWNGQDEDGDILPIGVYICYLEAVGEGGASSVK from the coding sequence ATGTGGAGAAAGGTAATAATTATTCTCCTTGTATTTTTAAAAATAGAGATAGTGTGGGGACAAGATACGGTCATCATTAATGAAGTAATGTTTGATGCCCCCTCTTTTGTCGGAGACTTTAAAGGTGAATGGGTAGAACTTTATAATCCTACACAAGAGGAGATTGATATTTCTAAATGGATATTTAATGATGGCTCAAAGGATAAAATCATTCCTGCAGCCACAACTATTAAATCCTATGACTATTTAGTGCTAATAGAAGATAAAGATACATTTAATAAATATGGTTACCCGGACCAAATAAATATAGTTGAATTAGGGAATTTCTCGTTAGATGATAACACGGATACCTTAACTTTAAAGGATAATTTAACTCCGGTCAATATATTAACTTATGATAATGATTGGGGTGCAGGCACCGTTAATAGTGGTCGGACATTAGAAAAGATTTATCCATCGGGCTCAAATACTGACTTCTATTGGGATTCCTCGAAAACCCCTTATGGGACTCCTGGAAAACAAAATAGTGTTTATTTAGATGTTCCTGGTATTCAAGGGGTTAAATTACTTATCAATGAGATAATGTTTTCTACGAGCAATGATTGGGTTGAAGTTTATTGTGTAGATGATGGGAATAAAGGTAATGGTGCCGAAATAAAAGGGTTTTATTTTAACGATTTAGATGGTGATGAAGATAAGATAATTGGGAGTTGCACGATTAAAACAGGTGAGTTTTTATTGTTACATTATGGGCTCGCCGGGCAAGATGATACCTTTGGAATTAATGGTCGGATAAACCTTTTTACAGATAAGGAATCCATTACCTCAACTACTGACCAGATGGTTCTTTTTAATCTCCTCGATGAGATAATAGATGGAGTTTGTTGGGCAAATGATACCCCACCCGCAGATGAAGATAAAGATAGAAATGAGCTGATTAACTCTTTGAAATGGCAAGGAGAGGCAATAGATAGCACAAAGGTCTCTGCCGGGCAGTCAATAGCAAGAAATGCCCTTTCAGATACCAACTCTAAAAATGATTGGTATGTTTCTATACCGACTTCAGGTTTGCCCAATGAGATAATTTCATCTGCGGAAAAACCTCCTGAAATTAGGATAGTAACGATAATAAATAAAACCTTATGTCCAGAAGAAGGAAAGAATTTTAGCCTTATTTACTCACTCTCAAAATCCAGCTATGTTTCCATCAGAATCTATGATATTCGAGGAAGATTAGTTAAAAGATTAATCGAACAAGAATATAAAATAGCAAAGGAAGACCATCGTATTACCTGGAATGGTCAAGATGAAGACGGAGATATTCTACCAATCGGCGTCTATATTTGCTATTTAGAGGCAGTGGGAGAAGGTGGTGCTTCTTCTGTAAAGTAA
- a CDS encoding glutamine synthetase family protein — MLTKDDVLKLVKENNVKFTRLWFTDVLGQLKSFAITDKEIENALDHGMGFDGSSITGYQDIEESDMIAMPNPETFQLLPWRPKENAVARMFCDILVPGGKKYEGDPRYVLKRALKRMEEMGFDHYYLGPELEYFYFNSSDATDVLDEGGYFDLTTLDAGSDLRRETILALEAMGIHIEYSHHEVGHSQHEIDMRYADALKMADNVMTYRLVVKEIAQKYGVYATFMPKPVFGINGSGMHTHQSLFKGNKNAFFDPNDKYHLSNVAKQFIAGQLTYAKEMSAIFAQWVNSYKRLVPGYEAPVYIAWSNRNRSALMRIPVYHPGKEQATRAELRCPDPACNPYLTFAVMLQAGLDGIEKGYTLSEPMEKNLYHLTDDERKELGIESLPGSLGEAVSIAEKSELVKKTLGDHIFPRFINLKKKEWEDYRIQVTQYELDKYLSIL, encoded by the coding sequence ATGCTAACCAAAGATGATGTGCTCAAATTAGTCAAGGAGAACAATGTAAAGTTTACTCGGTTATGGTTTACAGATGTTCTCGGTCAGTTAAAAAGTTTTGCCATAACCGACAAGGAGATTGAGAATGCCTTAGACCATGGAATGGGGTTTGATGGCTCGTCAATCACCGGCTATCAAGATATTGAGGAAAGCGATATGATTGCTATGCCTAACCCAGAGACATTCCAATTACTTCCCTGGAGACCAAAAGAGAATGCTGTAGCCAGGATGTTTTGTGATATTTTGGTGCCTGGAGGTAAAAAATATGAAGGAGACCCAAGATATGTCTTGAAAAGGGCATTAAAGAGGATGGAAGAGATGGGTTTTGACCATTATTATCTTGGACCAGAGCTTGAGTATTTCTACTTCAATTCCTCTGATGCTACTGATGTGCTTGACGAAGGAGGCTATTTTGATTTGACTACCCTTGATGCAGGAAGTGATTTGCGGCGCGAAACCATTCTGGCTTTAGAAGCAATGGGTATTCATATTGAATATAGTCACCATGAAGTAGGCCATAGCCAACATGAGATTGATATGAGGTATGCAGATGCACTGAAGATGGCAGACAATGTTATGACCTATCGTTTAGTGGTCAAGGAAATAGCTCAGAAATATGGAGTCTATGCCACATTTATGCCCAAGCCAGTCTTTGGGATAAATGGTAGTGGTATGCATACCCACCAATCCCTCTTTAAAGGAAATAAGAACGCCTTCTTTGACCCAAACGATAAATATCACTTAAGCAATGTCGCCAAACAGTTTATTGCCGGACAATTAACCTATGCTAAAGAGATGAGCGCTATTTTTGCCCAGTGGGTGAATTCTTATAAACGGCTTGTCCCGGGTTATGAAGCACCTGTTTATATTGCCTGGAGTAATCGTAACCGCTCAGCGTTAATGAGAATCCCGGTCTATCATCCAGGCAAGGAGCAAGCCACCAGGGCAGAGTTAAGGTGTCCTGACCCTGCTTGCAATCCATACCTTACCTTCGCCGTGATGCTTCAGGCAGGCTTAGATGGCATTGAAAAAGGATATACACTCTCAGAGCCAATGGAGAAAAATCTCTATCATTTAACTGATGACGAAAGGAAAGAATTGGGGATTGAATCATTACCAGGTAGTCTGGGAGAGGCAGTATCCATTGCTGAAAAGAGCGAATTAGTCAAAAAGACACTTGGCGACCATATCTTCCCAAGATTCATTAATTTGAAAAAGAAGGAATGGGAAGATTATCGGATTCAGGTAACTCAGTACGAGTTAGATAAGTATCTTTCGATTCTGTAA
- a CDS encoding Fic family protein: MKYIWQCSLWPKLTWDSDALVFLLGQARFAQGALLGRIKGLGFKLGEEAQADILTEETIKTAAIEGEQLNPQMVRSSVARHLGLRMAGLIPSTRPIDGLVEVILDATQGYDKSLSADRLKGWQAALFPSGYSGFHNIQIGQWRKEGLMRVVSSPVEREKIHFEAPPGEMVEAEMQKFLHWWESSLKTTDGILRAGIAHFYFVTIHPFEDGNGRIARALTDMALAQDEKLKLRYYSLSSQIMEERDGYYDILEKCSKADSTDVTKWLVWFLGCFQRAIKRSNKIIGNVLTKAEFWHQHAQTELNERQKKVINRILEVGQENFTGGLTTRKYVSMAKVSRATAFREIADMLEKKILQPLPGKGRSVHYDLVWP; the protein is encoded by the coding sequence ATGAAATATATCTGGCAATGTTCGTTATGGCCGAAATTGACCTGGGATAGTGATGCTCTTGTGTTTTTATTGGGACAAGCAAGGTTTGCCCAGGGGGCTCTTCTTGGACGCATCAAAGGCCTTGGTTTTAAGTTGGGAGAAGAGGCTCAGGCGGATATCCTTACGGAAGAAACCATTAAAACTGCCGCCATTGAAGGGGAGCAATTAAATCCTCAAATGGTGCGTTCATCAGTTGCTAGACATTTAGGATTACGAATGGCAGGTTTGATTCCATCTACCCGACCTATAGACGGATTAGTTGAGGTTATTTTAGATGCGACACAAGGGTATGATAAAAGTCTTTCTGCGGACAGGCTAAAAGGATGGCAAGCGGCATTATTTCCATCAGGCTACTCTGGTTTTCATAACATCCAGATTGGGCAATGGCGTAAAGAAGGGCTTATGCGCGTAGTATCCAGTCCGGTAGAACGAGAGAAAATTCATTTTGAAGCACCTCCAGGCGAAATGGTAGAGGCTGAAATGCAGAAGTTTCTCCACTGGTGGGAATCAAGTCTTAAAACCACAGATGGTATTTTACGTGCGGGCATTGCACATTTTTATTTTGTTACCATCCATCCGTTCGAGGATGGTAATGGCCGTATTGCCCGCGCATTGACAGATATGGCGCTTGCTCAGGACGAAAAACTTAAGCTCCGTTATTACAGCCTTTCGTCTCAGATTATGGAAGAAAGGGATGGGTATTATGATATTCTCGAAAAATGTTCAAAGGCAGACAGTACTGATGTGACCAAATGGCTTGTGTGGTTCTTAGGATGTTTCCAGCGAGCCATTAAAAGGTCCAATAAGATTATCGGCAATGTATTAACAAAGGCAGAGTTTTGGCATCAGCACGCTCAAACTGAACTTAACGAACGCCAAAAAAAGGTTATAAACCGTATCCTGGAAGTTGGACAGGAAAACTTTACCGGTGGACTAACCACGCGTAAATATGTGAGTATGGCAAAGGTTAGCCGTGCAACAGCATTTCGTGAAATTGCAGATATGCTTGAGAAAAAAATATTGCAACCGCTGCCAGGGAAAGGACGCAGTGTTCACTACGATTTGGTGTGGCCATAG
- a CDS encoding DUF5678 domain-containing protein: protein MSVSQNRLYRKMFEKGRRDREWFLKNYQELVKGYPEEFVAIWNKKIVADASNLEELKDRIPAKLKREKPLIKYVSRKGIELIL from the coding sequence ATGTCAGTATCTCAGAATAGGCTTTATAGAAAGATGTTTGAGAAAGGTAGAAGAGACCGTGAATGGTTTCTAAAAAATTATCAGGAATTAGTAAAGGGGTATCCTGAGGAATTCGTAGCTATCTGGAATAAAAAGATAGTTGCTGATGCTTCCAATTTAGAGGAGCTTAAAGATAGAATACCCGCCAAACTAAAGCGTGAGAAACCTTTAATTAAATATGTAAGCAGGAAGGGAATTGAGTTGATTCTATGA
- a CDS encoding GAF and ANTAR domain-containing protein, with amino-acid sequence MESPSKLSYAKRLKAVSKVSEAIVSNLYLEDILRLITTVTAEVMSSKICSLMLLDEEKQELVIRATHSISKEFYEAYNQKPNLKIGEGIAGKVVKENRPITVLDVTKEKDYKYKEMAKKEGLVSLVCVPLCVKGKVIGALTSYTSTPHKFTKSEIDTLTTVANQSAVAIENANLMVKTKIIQEELETRKLVEKAKGILMKERRLSEEEAYRRIQHQSMNMRKSMREIAEAIILTKEIEKKHC; translated from the coding sequence ATGGAAAGTCCATCAAAACTATCTTATGCTAAACGATTAAAGGCTGTCTCTAAGGTAAGTGAGGCGATTGTCTCTAACCTTTATTTAGAGGATATCCTCCGTCTTATCACCACTGTGACCGCAGAAGTAATGTCTTCCAAAATATGCTCTTTAATGCTTTTGGATGAAGAAAAGCAAGAATTAGTTATCCGAGCAACTCATTCTATTAGTAAGGAGTTTTATGAGGCATATAATCAAAAACCAAATCTAAAAATAGGAGAAGGAATTGCTGGCAAGGTAGTTAAAGAAAATAGGCCTATAACCGTGCTTGATGTAACTAAAGAAAAAGATTATAAATATAAAGAGATGGCTAAAAAAGAAGGGTTGGTTTCTTTAGTTTGCGTTCCTTTGTGTGTTAAAGGAAAGGTAATTGGAGCTTTGACCAGTTATACCTCCACCCCCCATAAATTCACCAAAAGTGAAATTGATACCCTGACCACTGTAGCAAATCAATCTGCAGTAGCTATTGAAAATGCCAATTTGATGGTTAAAACTAAAATTATTCAGGAAGAATTGGAGACCAGAAAACTGGTAGAAAAAGCCAAAGGTATTCTGATGAAAGAACGGCGGCTTTCAGAAGAAGAGGCGTATCGAAGAATTCAACATCAATCAATGAATATGCGTAAGTCGATGCGGGAAATTGCGGAGGCAATTATCCTGACTAAAGAGATTGAAAAAAAACACTGTTAG
- a CDS encoding NAD+ synthase, with protein sequence MILSDEISKWIKIEVEKAGAQGIVVGLSGGIDSAVTATLSKKAVGDNVLGLIMPCFSSSTDEDHARLIAQRLKIKTKRIELDAIYQTITRALEGAGMPEDNKLSLANLKPRLRMMTLYYVANCLNYLVAGTGNKSEIMVGYFTKYGDGGVDILPIGGLLKTEVRELAKELDIPEEILTRVPTAGLWEGQTDEGELGITYENLDKILRALESGEPLNFQPDIVTNVKRLIETSQHKRMLPPIFEK encoded by the coding sequence ATGATACTATCAGACGAAATAAGCAAATGGATTAAGATTGAAGTAGAAAAGGCAGGTGCTCAAGGCATCGTTGTAGGATTGAGTGGTGGAATTGATTCGGCAGTCACAGCGACTCTATCAAAAAAGGCTGTGGGAGATAATGTTCTGGGGTTAATAATGCCCTGTTTCAGTTCCAGCACAGATGAAGACCACGCCAGATTGATAGCCCAAAGACTGAAGATTAAAACCAAAAGGATAGAATTAGACGCTATCTACCAAACAATAACAAGAGCATTAGAAGGTGCTGGTATGCCTGAAGATAATAAACTATCTTTAGCTAACCTCAAGCCACGATTGAGGATGATGACTCTTTACTATGTGGCTAATTGTCTTAACTATCTGGTTGCAGGAACCGGCAATAAATCCGAGATTATGGTTGGTTATTTTACCAAATATGGGGATGGTGGCGTAGATATTCTGCCCATTGGTGGATTGTTAAAGACAGAAGTTAGAGAATTGGCTAAAGAACTGGATATTCCAGAAGAGATTCTAACCCGAGTGCCGACAGCGGGATTATGGGAAGGACAGACAGATGAAGGGGAATTAGGTATTACCTACGAAAATCTGGATAAAATACTTAGAGCATTAGAGTCTGGTGAGCCTCTAAATTTTCAACCGGATATTGTTACTAATGTCAAGAGGTTAATCGAAACCTCCCAGCATAAAAGGATGTTACCACCTATATTTGAGAAGTAG
- a CDS encoding nucleotidyltransferase encodes MIMDVKKILSHLKLFNVKFIIIGGQASILQGVVHLTEDIDICYARDKENLENIVKALLPYHPYLRSTEKDLPFIFDAKTLKMGLNFTFSTDIGDIDLIGEVQGIGYYDDVLNHSETMEIYGMECNVLTIEGLIKAKKSIRRQKDITVIKGLEALLEIRKTTRI; translated from the coding sequence ATGATAATGGATGTTAAGAAAATACTATCTCACCTAAAGTTATTTAATGTAAAGTTTATAATAATTGGTGGCCAGGCATCAATCCTTCAAGGTGTAGTGCATTTAACCGAAGATATTGATATCTGTTATGCTCGTGATAAGGAAAATTTAGAAAATATTGTAAAAGCCCTTTTGCCATACCATCCATATTTAAGAAGTACAGAAAAGGATTTACCATTTATTTTTGATGCAAAAACACTTAAGATGGGATTGAATTTTACATTTTCAACTGACATCGGAGACATTGACTTAATCGGAGAAGTTCAAGGAATTGGTTATTATGATGATGTCCTTAACCATTCTGAAACAATGGAGATTTACGGAATGGAATGTAATGTGTTGACAATAGAAGGATTGATTAAAGCCAAAAAATCAATTAGACGACAAAAAGATATTACAGTTATCAAAGGATTAGAAGCTCTCCTGGAAATTCGAAAAACAACAAGAATATAA
- a CDS encoding glutamine synthetase family protein has product MKEVDKVLKIIKEKNVKNIQLWFTDVLGFLKCVTITDREVESAFEHGKGFDGSSITGFAEAEESDILAKPEPETFQLLPWEPVEEPVGRMFCDILNPDGSPYPGDPRYVLKKVIKEAAELGFTYYIGPELEYFYFKSNKEAKGLDEGGYFDIVPYDLANRLRKKTVKVLEEMGIPVETSHHEVAPSQHEIDLRYQDALTMADYTMTYRMVVKEIAQQEGVYATFMPKPVFGVNGSGMHTHQSLFQGTKNAFFDPNDEHNLSVTAKSFIAGQLKHAREICSILSQWVNSYKRLVPGYEAPVYISWAHRNRTALIRVPMYRPGSEQATRAELRCPDPACNPYLAFAVMLAAGLEGIKNKYELPPPVEPNLYHMEPEEREYRKLKHLPGNLFEALQETEKSRLVKETFGEHIFTRFLHNKMKEWDNDRIQVTSHEIDRYLPML; this is encoded by the coding sequence ATGAAAGAGGTAGATAAAGTTTTAAAGATTATAAAGGAGAAGAATGTCAAAAATATTCAACTCTGGTTCACCGATGTGCTTGGTTTCCTTAAATGTGTAACTATAACCGATAGAGAGGTTGAATCGGCATTTGAACACGGAAAGGGTTTTGATGGGTCATCGATTACTGGATTTGCTGAGGCTGAAGAGAGTGATATTCTGGCTAAACCTGAACCAGAAACATTTCAGTTGTTACCATGGGAACCTGTAGAAGAACCTGTTGGCAGGATGTTTTGTGATATTCTTAATCCTGATGGTTCCCCATATCCAGGAGACCCAAGATATGTCTTAAAAAAGGTCATTAAGGAAGCCGCAGAGTTAGGATTTACCTACTATATTGGGCCTGAATTGGAATATTTTTATTTTAAATCTAACAAGGAAGCAAAAGGGTTAGACGAAGGTGGATATTTTGATATAGTGCCTTATGACCTGGCTAATCGACTTAGAAAAAAGACAGTCAAGGTATTAGAAGAGATGGGTATCCCGGTTGAGACTTCACATCATGAGGTAGCACCATCTCAACATGAAATAGATTTGAGGTATCAAGATGCACTTACTATGGCTGACTATACTATGACCTATCGGATGGTGGTAAAGGAGATTGCTCAGCAGGAAGGTGTTTATGCTACCTTTATGCCTAAACCCGTGTTTGGGGTAAATGGTTCGGGCATGCATACTCACCAATCTTTATTTCAGGGCACAAAGAACGCCTTTTTTGACCCAAACGATGAACATAATCTGTCTGTGACAGCGAAGTCTTTTATTGCTGGTCAATTAAAACATGCCCGCGAAATATGCTCTATTTTATCCCAATGGGTAAATTCTTATAAAAGGTTAGTGCCTGGCTATGAAGCTCCGGTCTATATTTCCTGGGCTCACCGCAATCGAACGGCACTTATTCGTGTGCCGATGTATCGGCCAGGCAGTGAGCAAGCCACACGGGCAGAACTGCGCTGTCCAGACCCCGCCTGTAACCCATATCTTGCCTTCGCCGTGATGTTGGCGGCTGGATTAGAAGGGATTAAGAATAAATACGAACTTCCTCCACCAGTTGAACCCAACCTCTACCACATGGAACCAGAAGAACGCGAATATAGAAAATTAAAACATCTGCCAGGGAATTTATTTGAAGCCTTACAAGAGACTGAAAAAAGCCGATTGGTCAAAGAAACCTTTGGTGAACACATCTTTACCAGATTCCTCCATAATAAAATGAAAGAATGGGATAATGATAGAATCCAGGTTACTTCCCATGAAATAGATAGATATTTGCCGATGCTATAA
- a CDS encoding type II toxin-antitoxin system PemK/MazF family toxin, with product MVINQGDVFWVELGEPSGSAPGYRHPHVVIQNNLFNRSRINTVVVCTLTSNLKRAKVPGNVLLSKGEANLPKQSVVNISHLVTVDKSDLVEKIGTLSPNRIQEILGGIQLLIMPREVD from the coding sequence ATGGTGATAAATCAAGGGGATGTCTTTTGGGTTGAACTTGGTGAACCATCCGGCTCTGCACCTGGCTATCGGCATCCGCATGTTGTTATTCAGAACAATCTATTCAATCGTAGTCGTATAAATACAGTGGTAGTCTGCACACTGACATCTAATTTGAAGCGGGCAAAAGTACCAGGCAACGTTTTACTTTCAAAAGGTGAGGCAAATCTTCCCAAACAGAGTGTTGTAAACATTTCCCATCTTGTTACGGTGGATAAATCCGATCTTGTAGAAAAAATCGGTACTCTTTCACCCAATCGCATACAGGAAATTTTAGGTGGAATCCAGTTGCTTATAATGCCACGAGAAGTTGATTGA